From one Bacteriovorax sp. BAL6_X genomic stretch:
- a CDS encoding ZIP family metal transporter — MSANYMAISGVLIAGFATGLGALPIYLKRHYSKEMLDIAMGFSAGIMLVASFVSLIIPGMQEARNLYSATLAMPLFLLSLFLGYVFIIFIHDFIPHKHLNKKSDMELGGHEKKLSRVMLITMAIALHNIPEGLAVGVGFGGGNHTGGMALAIAIALQNIPEGLVVAFGILNEGATRNRAFFMALLSGLVEPIAAGFGYLATSVSSQSLPLALGFAAGTMLFVICQEMLPELFRQGHERNATLGVIIGVMTMLAIDFYL; from the coding sequence ATGAGTGCAAATTATATGGCCATTTCCGGTGTTTTAATTGCTGGTTTTGCTACTGGTTTAGGTGCATTACCAATTTATTTAAAAAGACACTACTCAAAGGAGATGCTTGATATTGCAATGGGCTTCAGTGCCGGAATCATGCTAGTTGCATCCTTTGTTTCTCTAATTATTCCTGGTATGCAAGAGGCCAGAAATCTTTATTCTGCAACATTGGCCATGCCACTATTTCTTCTGAGTCTATTTTTAGGCTATGTTTTTATCATTTTTATTCATGATTTTATTCCCCATAAGCATCTAAATAAGAAAAGTGATATGGAGCTTGGTGGCCATGAGAAAAAACTAAGTCGGGTTATGTTAATCACTATGGCCATTGCGCTTCATAATATACCAGAGGGGCTTGCTGTTGGAGTGGGCTTTGGTGGTGGAAACCATACCGGTGGGATGGCCCTTGCTATTGCTATTGCTTTACAAAATATTCCCGAAGGCCTCGTAGTTGCTTTTGGAATTTTAAATGAAGGTGCAACTAGGAATCGTGCTTTTTTTATGGCCTTACTTTCTGGCCTTGTTGAACCAATTGCTGCAGGTTTCGGATATTTGGCAACAAGTGTATCTTCACAAAGTCTTCCTCTTGCACTAGGTTTTGCAGCAGGAACAATGTTATTTGTAATTTGCCAAGAGATGCTTCCTGAACTATTTAGGCAAGGGCATGAGAGAAATGCAACTCTTGGTGTAATTATTGGTGTGATGACAATGCTTGCAATCGATTTTTACCTATAG
- a CDS encoding histidine kinase dimerization/phospho-acceptor domain-containing protein, which translates to MSYVILNLRAFELQSHAIVLVPWMLVVFSLISYTVSFRVAFVGILLNSVAIIYNSYTGDSFSGILDKELQVIINQGIPICLFSLVVYYKHIVDREKSKELKRFQKRDAISKMIITLSHEINNPLTVSKLCLSRLKRGFDNETLNRCEKNLDRISKITHIIKDIHDFKEVDYGTNSKMYDLYEAIKSHERSIDDIL; encoded by the coding sequence ATGAGCTACGTTATACTAAACTTAAGGGCCTTTGAGCTACAATCTCATGCAATTGTACTAGTACCATGGATGCTTGTGGTCTTTTCTCTAATTTCTTACACCGTTTCTTTTCGAGTTGCCTTTGTGGGAATACTTCTTAACTCCGTTGCCATCATTTATAACTCTTATACAGGAGATAGCTTTTCGGGAATATTAGATAAAGAGCTCCAAGTGATTATTAATCAAGGAATACCAATTTGTCTTTTTTCATTAGTAGTCTATTACAAGCATATAGTTGATCGCGAAAAATCAAAAGAACTTAAACGATTTCAAAAAAGAGATGCCATTTCAAAGATGATTATCACCTTATCTCATGAGATTAATAACCCTCTTACTGTTTCAAAATTATGCTTAAGTAGATTAAAGAGAGGTTTTGATAACGAAACGTTAAATCGCTGTGAAAAGAATCTTGATCGCATTTCCAAGATTACTCACATTATTAAAGATATTCATGACTTTAAAGAGGTCGATTACGGGACAAATAGCAAGATGTACGACCTTTACGAGGCCATAAAGAGCCACGAAAGGTCAATCGATGACATCCTTTAA
- a CDS encoding Hsp20/alpha crystallin family protein, which produces MIRRSIVPRKSSNLNSDFFGSANFDNEFRDIITGLEDIWQGRGSGSSNTFGEMKETDNAFLLSIDMPGVKKEDLNIQVDDGLVTIEAERKTLFEGGGGETRRISRSITVPHFINRNEVQAQIQDGILYLALPKSAEKKSHKIEVSDASDNFVKLFSDDKSKSSH; this is translated from the coding sequence ATGATTAGACGTTCAATTGTTCCCCGAAAAAGTTCAAATTTAAATTCAGATTTTTTTGGTTCTGCTAATTTTGACAATGAGTTTAGGGATATTATTACTGGCCTAGAGGATATCTGGCAGGGCAGAGGAAGTGGAAGCAGTAATACCTTTGGTGAAATGAAGGAAACAGACAATGCTTTTCTGCTAAGTATTGATATGCCTGGTGTTAAGAAAGAAGACCTCAATATTCAAGTTGATGATGGCCTAGTTACTATTGAAGCCGAACGAAAAACTCTTTTTGAAGGTGGTGGCGGAGAAACTCGACGTATTTCTCGCAGTATAACAGTTCCTCATTTTATCAATCGAAATGAAGTTCAGGCCCAAATTCAAGACGGTATTCTCTATTTAGCATTACCAAAAAGTGCAGAGAAGAAGTCTCATAAGATAGAAGTTTCAGATGCTTCTGATAACTTTGTTAAATTATTTTCAGATGATAAGAGTAAATCATCACATTAA
- a CDS encoding HAMP domain-containing sensor histidine kinase: protein MNWVRAIIFTFTLTIFALPSIALDKYEVLILHSYSRDSIWTDLIDQSIKKYLHSDRNHLDVYTEYMDSKRFFGQDYSEKLYNLFSIKYSDRNIKLIITSDDNAFAFAMKYRETLFQNSQIIFAGVNGYHNEFKQKYRNENNYTGLVESFKIKEMLELSQKLHTKANKFYIINTIHTPSGQYLKKEFQKSIIELKLEDKVEFLEDLSASDLYKKVKTLEKGSFALYGGFSRDRDGNFLDFEKNLSELAKHSNVPIYGFLKYYLPYGLTGGYFTSGELYGKEAALIANKVISGVDINSIPIVENVDAPIIFDYAKIVKYGLDFHKLPVNAQIINRNNKLLRFYEEYTFEFWFILFSFACLFISLVVLAYHFEQQKKHKKAVLRINEQLEERVEKRTRQLIEQQSKLINSAKLASIGEMASGIAHEINNPLTIIDLSAYRIVQMADNEIVLKSAQKIKLTVDRISKIIKGLKQLAKEDASLTSELVNIKAAIEDVISICKTKFKENEIHFKIDVDENLKVHGAPVQISQVVLNLLNNSFDELVQGDTERWIKLEGKKEMDIVEISVTDSGKGISDEIFEKIMEPFFTTKVDQRGTGLGLSICKNIIEHHKGRIFVDRSCPNTRFVIQLPTA, encoded by the coding sequence GTGAATTGGGTTAGGGCAATAATCTTTACATTTACTCTTACTATCTTTGCGCTTCCAAGCATCGCATTAGATAAATATGAAGTTCTTATTCTTCATTCTTACTCGCGTGATAGTATTTGGACGGACCTTATTGATCAGTCAATTAAGAAGTATCTTCATAGTGATAGGAATCACTTAGATGTGTATACAGAGTATATGGATTCTAAGCGTTTCTTTGGCCAGGACTATAGTGAAAAATTATATAACCTATTCTCAATTAAATACTCCGACAGAAATATTAAATTAATTATCACTTCTGATGATAATGCTTTTGCATTCGCGATGAAGTATCGTGAAACATTATTTCAGAATAGTCAGATTATATTCGCAGGAGTTAATGGTTATCATAACGAGTTTAAGCAGAAGTATCGAAATGAGAATAATTATACGGGATTAGTTGAGAGCTTCAAGATCAAAGAAATGCTTGAACTTTCTCAGAAGTTACACACCAAGGCAAATAAGTTTTATATTATCAACACAATACATACTCCAAGTGGTCAGTACCTAAAGAAAGAGTTCCAAAAGTCTATTATTGAGTTGAAACTAGAGGACAAAGTTGAGTTCTTAGAAGATTTAAGTGCAAGCGATCTTTATAAAAAAGTCAAAACACTAGAAAAGGGCTCATTTGCTCTTTATGGTGGCTTTTCTCGTGATCGTGATGGAAATTTTCTAGACTTTGAAAAGAATCTTAGCGAGTTAGCAAAACATTCGAATGTGCCTATATACGGCTTCTTAAAATACTATCTTCCGTACGGGTTGACAGGGGGCTACTTCACAAGTGGTGAGCTATACGGAAAGGAAGCTGCTCTTATTGCAAATAAAGTCATTTCGGGTGTAGATATAAATTCTATTCCAATTGTTGAAAACGTGGATGCTCCGATAATTTTTGATTACGCAAAGATTGTTAAGTATGGCCTAGACTTTCACAAGCTACCGGTAAATGCACAGATTATAAATCGCAATAATAAGCTACTTCGTTTTTATGAAGAATATACCTTTGAGTTTTGGTTTATTCTATTTTCATTTGCGTGTCTATTTATTAGCCTGGTGGTTCTTGCTTATCATTTTGAACAACAGAAGAAACATAAGAAGGCCGTTCTTCGAATTAATGAACAACTTGAGGAACGAGTCGAAAAGAGAACAAGACAGCTAATTGAACAACAGTCAAAACTGATTAACTCGGCCAAGCTTGCTTCAATTGGGGAGATGGCCAGCGGGATTGCTCACGAAATTAACAATCCTCTTACAATCATTGACTTGAGTGCTTATCGAATCGTTCAAATGGCGGATAATGAAATTGTTTTAAAGTCTGCTCAGAAGATAAAGCTTACAGTTGATCGTATCTCTAAAATCATAAAAGGGCTTAAACAACTGGCCAAGGAAGACGCTAGTCTTACAAGTGAGCTTGTCAATATTAAGGCAGCGATTGAAGATGTCATCTCAATTTGTAAGACAAAATTTAAAGAGAATGAAATTCATTTTAAAATTGATGTCGATGAAAATTTAAAAGTTCACGGCGCCCCTGTTCAAATCTCTCAGGTCGTTTTAAATCTTCTTAATAACTCTTTTGATGAATTAGTGCAGGGTGATACTGAACGTTGGATTAAGCTTGAAGGTAAAAAAGAGATGGATATTGTTGAAATCTCTGTAACGGACTCAGGTAAGGGGATCTCTGACGAGATTTTTGAAAAAATCATGGAGCCATTCTTTACAACTAAGGTTGATCAAAGAGGTACTGGCCTTGGGCTAAGTATCTGTAAGAATATTATTGAGCACCACAAGGGCCGCATCTTTGTCGATAGGTCTTGTCCGAACACTCGTTTTGTTATTCAACTACCTACTGCGTAA
- a CDS encoding NAD(P)H-binding protein, whose product MKVAIAGANGFIGRNLIQKIKGHYHIRALGRSESYLDENIEFSKTDLFSYRSTKEALKDIDIAIYLVHSMLPSSRLFQGSFRDTDLLLADNFAKACQYNGVKHIIYLGGLVPTGESSEHLKSRLEVEEVFKSSGIAYTLLRAGMIVGDGGSSFEILKNLVINLPAMILPKWTKSRTQMVYIDDLLRVVSHLIGNKKFFNRTLNIVNGEDVTYEDLIKKTSHRFRKFCPMIPVPINYLKLSKWWVTIFGESQFELVSPLVDSLKCHLPKVEIEKDIRDLIKLRSYDEMLNLINLRKTKKASHKARRKEEKTVRSIQRLENPSSLEMRELANSYMKWLPRFIRFIIHVHEEEGTITFNIFGLKKPLLILKFIENKSNLRRAKFHIVGGVLSASKDTGWLEFRSVANGKFTLVSINNFRPSLPWYIYCYTQAPIHLFVMRSFSSYLKHFKIS is encoded by the coding sequence ATGAAAGTCGCAATTGCTGGTGCCAATGGTTTTATTGGTCGTAATCTCATTCAAAAGATCAAAGGCCACTATCATATTAGGGCCCTGGGACGTAGTGAGTCCTATTTAGACGAGAATATTGAGTTTTCAAAAACAGACCTCTTTTCTTATCGCAGCACTAAAGAAGCCTTAAAAGATATTGATATTGCAATTTATCTTGTTCACTCAATGCTACCATCATCACGTCTATTTCAAGGAAGTTTCCGTGATACAGATCTTCTTTTGGCCGATAACTTTGCAAAGGCATGTCAGTACAATGGTGTAAAACATATTATATATCTGGGAGGACTTGTTCCGACAGGTGAAAGTAGTGAACACCTAAAAAGTCGACTTGAAGTAGAGGAGGTTTTTAAGTCTTCAGGTATTGCTTATACACTTTTGCGAGCGGGGATGATTGTTGGAGACGGAGGATCATCTTTTGAGATATTGAAGAACCTTGTAATTAACTTACCTGCAATGATTTTACCTAAGTGGACAAAAAGCCGCACTCAAATGGTCTACATAGATGACTTGCTACGTGTTGTCTCGCATTTGATCGGTAATAAAAAATTCTTTAATCGAACTCTTAATATTGTTAATGGAGAGGATGTTACCTACGAGGACTTGATTAAGAAGACTTCTCACCGTTTTAGAAAATTCTGTCCCATGATTCCTGTTCCAATTAATTATTTAAAATTATCAAAATGGTGGGTGACTATTTTTGGTGAATCACAATTTGAGTTAGTTTCTCCTTTAGTCGATAGCTTAAAATGTCACCTTCCAAAAGTTGAGATCGAAAAAGATATCAGAGACCTAATCAAATTAAGATCATATGATGAAATGTTAAATTTGATTAATTTAAGAAAAACTAAAAAAGCATCTCATAAAGCAAGGCGAAAAGAAGAGAAAACTGTTCGCTCCATACAACGACTCGAAAATCCAAGCTCTCTTGAAATGCGAGAGCTTGCGAATTCTTATATGAAGTGGCTTCCACGCTTTATTCGATTTATTATTCATGTCCATGAAGAAGAAGGGACTATTACTTTCAATATTTTTGGGCTTAAAAAACCATTACTTATTCTTAAGTTTATCGAAAATAAGTCTAATTTAAGAAGGGCAAAGTTTCATATTGTTGGCGGAGTTTTAAGTGCATCCAAAGATACTGGTTGGTTGGAGTTTAGAAGTGTTGCAAATGGAAAATTTACTTTAGTTTCAATTAATAATTTTCGTCCTTCGCTCCCTTGGTATATCTACTGCTATACGCAGGCTCCAATACATCTCTTTGTCATGAGATCTTTTAGTTCTTATTTAAAGCATTTTAAAATATCTTAA
- a CDS encoding sensor histidine kinase KdpD, which translates to MEALINSFGEFKSRCEERNYLQTSWPKDRTYTLLSYLVCCVLLLLAGILADYQRYYTFGSANILTFFRALLVAYGLIFFITFRKSDYSDNIEIHLFFIKLASVAIVTLMTFMIMGTSTTLLAGVMIMTTSFYVMLPGRLNGIIVNCVLLFTLFIIVPILNESVDLEKHFYKAFILLSLNIVLFAFRSMFNRAWRLFYISNRRLEELNKTKDDVISTIAHDLKSPLQVILTSASLVSRRNEELSVERIKIYQDRIIKSAKKTDALLKDLLTWVLTSNESLGYTPKELNIKDTITSAVEFAYELAQTKDLEIEVDLEDYIFNHDSNMIETCVRNIISNAIKFSPEGKRIVVKGAIEDGYEIQVCDEGEGVPDIVIDGIQSGQTFHVKKGTMGEKGTGVGLKLVHSFLKKHGADLLIENMPNSGSRVTLKFPVI; encoded by the coding sequence TTGGAAGCCCTAATTAATTCTTTTGGCGAGTTTAAGTCTCGTTGTGAAGAGAGAAACTATCTTCAAACATCTTGGCCAAAGGATCGTACATATACACTATTGTCGTATTTAGTATGTTGTGTTCTACTCTTACTTGCTGGAATACTTGCTGACTATCAACGTTACTATACTTTTGGATCAGCAAATATTCTTACATTCTTTAGAGCTTTACTTGTCGCTTATGGCCTTATTTTTTTTATTACATTTAGAAAAAGTGATTATAGTGACAATATTGAAATCCACTTATTCTTTATTAAGTTGGCATCAGTCGCCATTGTTACACTAATGACATTTATGATTATGGGAACTAGTACTACATTGCTTGCTGGAGTAATGATTATGACTACATCATTCTATGTGATGTTACCGGGAAGATTAAATGGAATCATTGTAAACTGTGTACTTCTTTTTACATTATTTATTATTGTTCCAATTTTAAATGAATCAGTTGATCTAGAAAAACATTTTTATAAGGCCTTTATTCTTCTATCGTTAAATATAGTTCTCTTTGCCTTTAGGTCAATGTTTAATAGAGCGTGGAGGCTGTTCTATATATCGAATCGCCGTCTAGAAGAGCTTAATAAAACTAAAGACGATGTTATTTCAACGATTGCTCATGACTTAAAAAGTCCACTACAAGTAATCCTAACGTCAGCATCTCTTGTGTCGAGAAGAAATGAAGAATTGTCTGTTGAGAGAATTAAGATTTACCAAGATCGAATTATTAAATCAGCGAAGAAGACAGATGCACTTTTAAAGGATCTTCTTACTTGGGTGTTAACGAGTAATGAAAGCTTAGGTTATACTCCAAAAGAGCTTAATATAAAGGATACAATTACAAGTGCTGTTGAATTTGCTTATGAGTTAGCACAAACAAAAGACCTCGAAATTGAAGTTGATTTAGAGGACTACATCTTTAATCACGATAGTAATATGATTGAAACTTGTGTTCGTAATATTATTTCAAATGCTATTAAATTTTCTCCTGAAGGAAAGAGGATTGTCGTCAAGGGGGCCATCGAAGATGGTTACGAAATCCAAGTTTGTGATGAAGGAGAAGGGGTTCCTGATATTGTTATTGATGGGATTCAAAGTGGGCAGACCTTCCATGTAAAGAAGGGGACAATGGGAGAGAAAGGAACAGGGGTTGGTCTAAAACTAGTTCATTCTTTTCTAAAGAAACATGGTGCAGATTTACTAATCGAGAATATGCCAAATAGTGGCTCACGCGTGACTTTAAAATTTCCAGTGATATAA
- a CDS encoding DUF4442 domain-containing protein: MSFWQKIAPEKAIKLINFWPPYLGAGIKVLSINDERTKICVQMKQTFLNTNYVGVHFGGSLYSMCDPFYMLLLSFHLGKEHIIWDKSAEIEFLRPGKGIVKAEFEITMEEIERINKQASEEKRIHPEFETYIYDKDGVKVARVKKTLYVRQKNKG, from the coding sequence ATGAGCTTTTGGCAAAAAATAGCACCAGAAAAGGCCATTAAGCTAATTAACTTTTGGCCACCTTATCTTGGTGCGGGAATTAAGGTCTTATCAATCAATGATGAACGCACAAAGATCTGTGTTCAAATGAAACAAACATTTCTTAATACAAATTATGTTGGAGTTCACTTTGGGGGAAGCTTATACTCAATGTGTGATCCATTCTATATGCTATTGTTAAGTTTTCATTTAGGGAAAGAGCATATCATTTGGGATAAGTCTGCGGAGATTGAATTCTTAAGACCGGGCAAGGGTATAGTTAAGGCCGAATTTGAAATTACAATGGAAGAAATCGAAAGAATAAATAAACAGGCCAGCGAGGAAAAAAGAATTCATCCTGAATTTGAGACTTATATATATGATAAAGACGGAGTAAAAGTGGCAAGAGTTAAAAAAACTCTATATGTTCGTCAAAAAAATAAAGGTTAA
- the hemN gene encoding oxygen-independent coproporphyrinogen III oxidase, with protein MIKDSLVQKYNVPVPRYTSYPAVPYWTGAPSQEMWFEHLNEGYDKAQGIELYIHVPFCEKLCYYCGCHRVISKNKNRGIEYIDFLLREWDLYLEQMGDIKISSIHLGGGTPNFLNEEAFSTLLDKLRESIDSKDFKGSIEIDPRTCSKSQLDLYKKLGFSRLSMGIQDFDPTVQEAIGRIQPFDKVKELVDYCREIGINDINFDLIYGLPYQTLKSVEETIEKVFSLGPQQIAFYSYAHLPSKIKNQKLIPEEALPEGAVKRALYEHGKKLLENHSYKEIGLDHFAKSNSQLYQAKQEGKLRRNFMGHTHKSSPIIIGLGCSSISSSAKSFVQNEKDVKAYYESISNRKLAITTGHIHSQEDMAVEEILQNFFATNSVSNKAWQGLKNASLIRHKICELEEDGLITSSDKIIVTEEGRPFMRNIASIFDHHLMKAKQNSGSRSL; from the coding sequence ATGATTAAAGACAGTCTTGTTCAAAAATATAATGTACCAGTACCTCGCTACACTAGTTATCCAGCTGTTCCCTATTGGACGGGGGCACCATCACAAGAGATGTGGTTTGAGCACCTTAATGAAGGTTATGATAAAGCTCAAGGTATTGAACTATATATCCACGTCCCGTTTTGTGAAAAACTTTGTTACTACTGCGGTTGTCACCGAGTTATTTCAAAAAATAAAAATCGTGGAATTGAATATATTGATTTCTTACTAAGAGAGTGGGATCTTTATCTCGAACAGATGGGAGATATTAAGATTTCATCAATTCACCTTGGAGGAGGAACTCCTAATTTTTTAAACGAAGAGGCATTTTCAACTCTTTTAGATAAGCTAAGGGAATCAATTGATTCTAAAGATTTTAAAGGATCGATTGAAATTGATCCTCGTACTTGTTCAAAGTCACAATTAGACCTTTATAAAAAATTGGGTTTCAGCCGCCTATCGATGGGAATTCAAGATTTTGATCCTACTGTTCAAGAAGCAATCGGCCGCATACAACCCTTCGACAAGGTAAAAGAGCTTGTGGACTATTGCCGAGAAATTGGCATTAATGATATCAATTTTGATTTAATCTATGGCCTACCTTATCAAACATTAAAATCAGTTGAAGAAACAATTGAGAAAGTTTTTTCACTTGGCCCACAGCAGATTGCTTTTTATAGCTATGCTCACCTTCCGTCAAAAATAAAAAATCAAAAACTGATTCCAGAAGAAGCTCTACCTGAAGGTGCCGTAAAAAGAGCATTATACGAACACGGAAAGAAGTTACTTGAAAACCATTCATATAAAGAAATTGGACTCGATCACTTTGCAAAGTCGAATTCGCAACTCTACCAAGCAAAACAAGAAGGAAAACTTAGAAGAAATTTTATGGGGCACACTCATAAGAGCTCTCCGATAATTATCGGTCTCGGTTGCTCTTCAATTTCATCATCTGCTAAGAGCTTTGTACAAAATGAAAAGGATGTTAAGGCCTATTATGAATCAATTAGTAATAGGAAGCTTGCTATTACAACTGGTCATATTCACTCTCAAGAAGATATGGCCGTTGAAGAAATCCTACAAAACTTCTTTGCAACAAATAGTGTTTCAAATAAAGCATGGCAGGGCCTAAAGAATGCTTCTCTTATTAGACATAAGATTTGTGAGCTTGAAGAAGATGGCCTTATTACAAGTAGTGATAAGATTATTGTCACAGAAGAAGGCAGGCCATTTATGAGAAATATTGCGAGTATTTTCGACCACCATTTAATGAAGGCAAAACAAAATAGTGGATCACGTTCTCTATAG
- a CDS encoding sensor histidine kinase, with protein sequence MISLKAIGRTIVFLFFLLSSLVQASETFEILVLHSYEKGNVWTEELDSSFRFHLHRRSNYSMKFYTEYMDSKRFFGQEYDQILAKLYATKFSTHKIDLIVTTDDYAFDFAIKYRKEIFNDAPIIFSGVNGYDKFKRDLYQTEKNFTGVVETFDVIPTVKGALDMNPMAKKIYVINTQFTPTGRYLKKQFENSFKKMKLKQQIIYIENYNMEEIYEMAKGFEDDSIVLFGVYARDRDGKYFELDENIKNLSKVSAQPIYGFNKVFLNKGIVGGNVSDGSIYGREIARMADEFLSGEKKISEIPLIIESINDLVFDLDQLKRYDIDINTLPEKSRVISYSSSFFQFYHEYKSELLVVFACFVCLCIFFFILLYFFEKQRSYKDSLMRVNEKLERSVHDRTVQLVQQQSQIINSARLVSIGEMASGIAHEINNPLTIIDLSANRISQRTGSDDIIKNAGRISNTAFRISKIIKGLKHLAKDGDKSKYTDFHLIEAVEDVTSLCYEKFKENDIVFNINVDESIVIHGSVIQIAQVLLNLINNSFDELINVKGERKINVKAVPIKNYVEISITDTGRGIPEDIRAKIMEPFFTTKKKNRGTGLGLSISKSHIEKHGGEFYLDESSSLTRFVFTIPHKV encoded by the coding sequence ATGATAAGCTTAAAGGCCATTGGTCGTACCATTGTATTTTTATTCTTTTTATTAAGTTCACTTGTCCAAGCTTCAGAAACATTTGAGATTCTTGTGTTGCACTCTTATGAAAAAGGGAATGTGTGGACTGAAGAACTTGATAGCTCCTTTCGCTTTCATTTACACCGACGCAGTAATTATTCAATGAAATTCTATACAGAGTATATGGACTCTAAAAGATTCTTTGGACAAGAATATGATCAGATCTTAGCGAAGTTATACGCGACAAAGTTTAGCACGCATAAAATTGACCTTATTGTAACAACTGACGATTATGCATTTGATTTTGCTATTAAATATCGAAAAGAGATTTTCAATGATGCGCCTATCATTTTTAGTGGCGTAAATGGCTATGATAAGTTTAAGCGTGATCTCTATCAAACAGAAAAGAACTTTACGGGTGTCGTTGAAACTTTTGATGTTATTCCCACTGTTAAGGGGGCTCTTGATATGAACCCTATGGCCAAAAAGATCTATGTGATAAATACTCAATTTACTCCAACTGGCCGTTATCTTAAGAAACAATTTGAAAATTCATTTAAAAAAATGAAGCTCAAGCAACAAATTATCTATATTGAAAATTACAATATGGAAGAAATTTATGAAATGGCCAAGGGGTTTGAGGATGATTCGATTGTTCTCTTTGGTGTTTATGCAAGGGATCGAGATGGAAAGTACTTTGAATTAGATGAAAACATTAAGAATCTTAGTAAAGTTTCAGCCCAACCAATCTATGGTTTTAATAAAGTCTTTTTAAATAAGGGGATCGTCGGAGGTAATGTTTCTGATGGATCGATTTATGGAAGAGAGATAGCTCGAATGGCAGATGAGTTTCTTTCTGGCGAAAAGAAAATATCAGAGATTCCATTAATTATTGAATCGATAAATGACCTTGTTTTCGACCTTGATCAACTAAAGAGATATGATATTGATATCAATACGCTACCTGAAAAATCTAGGGTCATCAGTTATTCATCTAGTTTCTTTCAATTCTATCATGAGTATAAGTCAGAACTTTTAGTGGTTTTTGCATGCTTTGTTTGCCTGTGTATTTTCTTCTTTATCTTATTATACTTTTTTGAGAAGCAGCGTAGCTATAAAGACTCTCTCATGAGAGTGAATGAGAAGCTTGAAAGAAGTGTCCATGACCGTACAGTACAGCTCGTACAACAACAGTCACAAATTATTAACTCTGCCCGTCTCGTTTCAATTGGGGAGATGGCCAGTGGGATTGCTCACGAGATTAATAATCCGTTAACAATTATCGACCTGAGTGCTAACCGAATCTCTCAGCGTACAGGCTCTGATGATATCATCAAGAATGCAGGCCGAATCTCAAATACAGCATTTAGAATTTCAAAAATTATTAAGGGCCTAAAACATCTTGCCAAGGATGGAGATAAGTCAAAATATACTGATTTCCATCTAATTGAGGCCGTAGAAGATGTCACATCTCTGTGTTATGAGAAGTTTAAAGAGAACGATATCGTATTTAATATTAATGTTGATGAGTCAATTGTAATTCATGGCTCTGTTATTCAAATCGCTCAAGTTCTTCTAAATTTAATAAATAACTCATTTGACGAACTAATCAATGTTAAAGGAGAGAGAAAGATCAATGTAAAGGCCGTTCCTATTAAGAATTATGTGGAAATCTCAATTACTGATACTGGGAGAGGGATACCGGAGGATATTCGAGCTAAAATTATGGAGCCTTTCTTTACAACAAAGAAAAAGAATAGAGGAACAGGACTTGGTCTAAGTATTTCTAAAAGTCATATTGAAAAACATGGTGGTGAGTTTTATTTGGATGAAAGCTCTTCTTTGACTCGTTTTGTTTTTACCATTCCACATAAGGTATAA
- a CDS encoding OsmC family protein encodes MSIYSTNTHGERNDGRMKISSKGKQNLAATAPPEFKGPEGEWSPEDLFSASISSCYLLSFKALAQARKMDWETLDVKADAKLERKDGKLTFTTVEIQPSLVVHGKENVEDYLKLLEETQHKCLVTNSMNCKFTLNPKIKVA; translated from the coding sequence ATGAGTATCTATAGTACCAACACCCACGGCGAAAGAAATGATGGAAGAATGAAAATCTCTTCTAAAGGTAAGCAGAATTTGGCAGCGACGGCACCTCCCGAGTTTAAAGGGCCAGAAGGAGAGTGGTCTCCAGAAGATCTATTCTCAGCTAGTATATCAAGTTGCTACTTACTCAGCTTCAAGGCGTTGGCCCAAGCAAGAAAAATGGATTGGGAAACACTTGATGTTAAAGCAGATGCTAAGCTAGAAAGAAAGGATGGAAAACTCACTTTCACAACGGTAGAGATTCAACCAAGTCTAGTTGTCCATGGTAAGGAGAATGTTGAGGACTATCTAAAATTATTAGAAGAGACTCAACACAAATGCCTGGTTACAAATTCAATGAATTGTAAATTCACGCTAAATCCTAAAATTAAAGTAGCCTAG